One part of the Thermodesulfovibrio sp. 3462-1 genome encodes these proteins:
- a CDS encoding cob(I)yrinic acid a,c-diamide adenosyltransferase has protein sequence MIHVYTGDGKGKTTAAVGATIRAIGNSLKVFFVQFIKGAHTGELEIFKNFPELIEVYRCSTGFVYGKPEPSQINVVMKCIQEIEILIKKQHYDLIVFDELTVGLNTGLVSKEQAQKLIDLARDAELIITGREAPEWLIERADLVTEMKKIKHYFDIGIKARRGIEY, from the coding sequence ATGATTCATGTATACACAGGTGATGGAAAGGGTAAAACGACAGCAGCAGTAGGAGCTACCATAAGAGCAATTGGAAATAGTTTAAAAGTTTTTTTTGTCCAATTCATAAAAGGTGCTCACACTGGAGAGCTTGAGATATTTAAAAATTTTCCAGAACTTATTGAAGTTTACCGCTGTAGCACAGGATTTGTTTATGGAAAGCCAGAACCTTCTCAAATAAATGTTGTAATGAAATGTATCCAAGAGATTGAAATTCTTATTAAAAAACAACATTACGATTTGATAGTTTTTGATGAACTCACTGTGGGATTAAATACAGGTTTAGTCTCAAAAGAGCAGGCACAAAAGCTTATTGACCTTGCCAGAGATGCAGAGCTTATAATCACAGGAAGAGAAGCTCCAGAATGGCTTATTGAAAGAGCAGACCTTGTTACAGAGATGAAAAAAATCAAACACTACTTTGACATTGGGATAAAAGCAAGAAGAGGTATTGAATACTGA
- a CDS encoding MarC family protein, with amino-acid sequence MDIVKTFLLTFIPLFVAIDAPGILPLYISLVEGLPDAQRKHIARQSVITAFLVATSFLFLGNFIFSLLGIKLEDFMIAGGILLLILSISDILRVKEKELTISDTLGVVPIGTPLLAGPATLTTLIILAGNYGYSVVIFSLLLNLLIAWIILEKAEFVIKIMGIYGIKAFAKVMALLLSAIAVSLIKKGLTKILGASL; translated from the coding sequence TCTTTTTGTTGCAATTGATGCTCCTGGAATTTTACCTCTTTATATTTCTCTGGTTGAAGGTCTCCCGGATGCTCAAAGAAAACACATTGCAAGGCAGTCTGTAATTACAGCCTTTTTAGTGGCAACTTCTTTTCTTTTTCTTGGGAATTTTATATTTTCTCTGCTTGGAATAAAGCTTGAAGACTTCATGATTGCAGGTGGAATTCTTTTATTAATTCTTTCAATCTCAGATATTTTAAGAGTAAAGGAAAAGGAGCTTACAATAAGTGATACCCTCGGAGTTGTTCCGATTGGTACACCTCTGCTTGCTGGTCCTGCAACTCTTACCACTCTAATTATTCTGGCAGGAAACTATGGATATTCAGTGGTAATTTTTTCGCTTTTGCTGAATCTTTTAATAGCATGGATAATCCTTGAAAAGGCAGAGTTTGTAATAAAAATTATGGGAATTTACGGAATAAAAGCTTTTGCAAAGGTAATGGCACTTCTGTTGAGTGCTATTGCTGTAAGTCTTATTAAAAAGGGATTGACAAAAATCTTAGGGGCAAGCCTATGA